GGCTGGAAGGCCAAGACGGAATTGCCGGAAGGATTGAAGGCGACATTCGATTGGTATGCCGCCAATCAGGATAAGATCCGGCGGTAGTATTTAATGGCCATCCACCAGCGGCGGTTCGAAGCGCAAGCCGAGATCCCAGGGGAAATAGATCCAGGTCTCCTGCGGCACTTCCGTCACGAATGTATCGACCAGCGGCTTGCCGGCGGGCTTGACGTAAAGCGTCGCCACATGGGCCGAGGGCAGGATCTGGCGCACAAGCTTCAGCGTCTCGCCCGTATCGGCGAGGTCGTCGATCACCAGCACTTTGGCGCCCACGGCGGCCGCGATGAAGGCCGGTGCGATCTCCTTGACGACCCGGCCATCGCCCTGAACCGTTTCAGCCACATAGCTCGCAACCGAAATCGTTTCGATGCAGCGCAGATCGAGTTCGCGCGCGACAATGGCCGCGGGCGTCAGGCCGCCGCGGGTGACGGCGACCAGACTCGAAAAAGGGCCGGCGGCGCGCAGCAGCGCCGCGAGCGCACGGGCATCGCGATGAAACTGGTCCCAGGAAATCGTCAGAGTGTTTTTTGCCGGCTGATCGGATGCCATAAGCATCACACCCGTTCGGCGTGCAAGCGCGACACGAATGTGCTGATGACGGCGACCGCTTCCGCCACCAAAGCACCGTCCTTGCCGCGCACGACGATCTGATTGTGGAATTTGCCGTCGACGACGGACGGATAGGACCCGATCGACAAGGCCGGGTTCGATATGGCAACGGCAGCCAGTTCGGCCGCGTAAGTGCCTTCCGGCAGATTGCCCACCTCGATCGTCTCGGCGATCGTCAAAGCGCCGGTCGAAAGGCGCGGTCCGACATCTTCGAGCATGGCCTGCACAACGGAGGGCACGCCCGCCATGACGATCACGTTTTCGATCCAAAAGCCCGGCGCTTTCGAGACCCTGTTCATAACGAGATCGGCGCCGCGCGGGATGCGTGCCATGCGGCGGCGCGCCTCGTTCAAATTTTCGGGCTTGATGAATTGCAGCAGAAGCTCGATGGCGCGCGGGTCCTCGTAAATCTCGACGCCGAAGGCGGCGGCCATCGCGTCGGCCGTGATATCGTCATGCGTCGGCCCGATGCCGCCGGTCGTAAACACATAATCATAGCGGGTGCGCAGCGCATTGACGGCCGCGACGATAGCCTCCGTCACGTCCGGGACGATCCGCACTTCGCGCAGATCAAGGCCAATATTCGTGCAAAAATCGGCGATTGCGCCGATATTTTTGTCCTTCGTGCGTCCCGACAGGATCTCGTCGCCTATGACGAGAGCCGCCGCGGTCACGATGGTCGCCGCCTGCGTCATGAATAGATCTCCGGACGTTTGCTAGCATAAAATAGTCCGGGATTCGACCCCTTCAAATTCAATACGATAGAGCCCAAGGCTGCTTAGGAAAGACGCATTTGCCGAAGTTGTGAATAGAGCTGATTCGGCTCAATCGGTCGTGCGCGAGGTCCAGGTCGCATAGGCGACGCCGGGCGCCTCTTCCAGAGCCGTCGTGATGGCGTCGAGTTCGCCGGCATCGACACTCGTAGGGGCAAGGGTCGCGATCAATTCGACCTCGTCTTCGCCGCGTTCGAGAACTTCTATCTCCCGGACCGGATAGGCCGCGGCATCGAGCTTTTCGACGAGCAGATCGCGCACATCGTCGCGCATCTCCTGATTCACCGTTACATGCACTTGATAGGTGGCTTCCGCCGCCTTCTCGTTGATCGGAATGCGCTCGATGAAATTGACGAGCGGCCGCAAGAACGTGTTGACGGCGAGAACGAACATAGTGAGCACGATGGCCTCCGCCACCCTGTCGGCCCCGGCGCATCCCCCGACCGCGGCGGAACACCAAACCGTCGCCGCTGTATTGAGGCCGCGCACATTCGTTCCTTCTTTGAGGATCACGCCTGCGCCCAGAAAGCCGACACCGGATACCACATAGGCCAAAACCTGCGTCGCGCCGGGATTGCCGTTGATGTCCATAGCCAGATCGACGAAGGCCGCCGCGCCGACCGCGATCAGGGCGTTGGTGCGTAAGCCCGCCGTGCGCTGGCGATATTGCCGCTCCGCGCCGATCACGGTGCCGAGCACGAAAGCCGAGGCCAGCGACACGAATGTGTCGGCCATGTCGCCCAGATGGAACGTCGCCAAGCTTTGCAAACCTCATCCTCGCCAGCCGCCGCGCGGTCACAGAGGAGGCGCGAATCGATAGCATTTCCGGTCAGCATGCACTTTCAAGGCTGGCCGGGAAACAGCGGTCCGATTATACAAGATTTGTAACAGTTATATTTTGAATCGAGCCCCTCTTGTCACACAGCTTGGCCCGCAAGCTCGCTCTCTGCGTCGAGCATTATCCCATCGCGGGCGCCTTCGTTATCGCCCGCGGCGCCAAGACGGAGGCCGTCGTGGTTGTCGCGGCAATCTCGCAAGGTGAAGCGAGGGGGCGCGGCGAATGCGTGCCTTATGCCCGCTATGGCGAAAGCGTCGAGAGCGTCATGGCCCAAATCGAAAGCCTTCGCGGTGCGATCGAAGACGGCCTCGAGCGGCAAGCGCTCCAGGCGCTTCTGCCGCCCGGCGCAGCGCGCAATGCGGTGGATTGCGCTTTATGGGATCTCGAAGCCAAGATCGCTGGCGTAGCCGCCTTTACCCTCGCCGGACTCGATAGGCTCTCGCCCGTCACGACGGCTTTCACCATATCGGTTGGTACCCCGGAAGCGATGGCGGCAGCAGCGCGCGCGGCAAGCCATCGCCCGCTGCTCAAAATCAAGCTCGCAGGCGACGGCGATCCCGCGCGCATCGCGGCGGTGCATGGCGCCGCGCCGGAGAGTGCCCTCATCGTCGATGCGAACGAGGCCTGGACGCCTGCCAATCTTGGACAAAATCTGGAGGCTTGTGCCAAAGCGGACGTGCGCCTCGTCGAACAACCTTTACCCGCGGACGACGATAGCGCACTCGAAAAAATCGAGCGCATCGTGCCAGTCTGCGCCGACGAAAGCGTGCATGACCGGCATGGGCTGGAGGCTTTGCGCGCGCGCTATGATGCGATCAATATCAAGCTCGACAAGACCGGCGGTCTCACCGAGGCGTTTCTGCTTGCCGACGCGGCGGAGGCTTTGGGCTTCGGCCTCATGATCGGCTGCATGGTGTCGACCTCGCTCGCCATGGCGCCGGCGCTTCTTCTGGCGCCTCGGGCAAGATTCGTCGATCTCGACGGGCCTTTGCTGCTTGCGCAGGACCGGCCGCATGGGCTGAAATATGAGGGCTCAATCCTCTATCCGCCGACAGCCGATTTATGGGGGTAAAGCATCATATTTCCGACGCGTCATGCGCGGGCTTGACCCGCGCATCCAGGCGCAAGTGCCAGGAATGAAACTATCTGTGCTTGGATGCCCGGCTCAAGGCCGGGCATGACAAACCTCCCTAGATCATGCGTCAAAATTTGAGCCTTTTGCGGATCGCGCCGCTCCACAGCGCAAAGACCAAGCCGCACCCTGCAAGACACGCCATTGCGAGATAGGCGCCCGTGCCGTATCGGCTCGTCAGCCAGCCGCAGGCCACCGTCGAAAGCGCCATCGAGAGCGCGGAGACGGTCGAATACCAGCCCTGCATCCGCGCGCGATGGTTTCGCCCCGCGAGACTGCCGATCAACAACACGGTGCCGAGGTACGTCGAGGCGAAACTGAACGCATGCATGGCCTGCAACGCGAGCACGACGGGCGCCGACGGATGCAGCGCCATCACGCTCCAGCGCAGCATGGCGCCGGCCGCGCCCAGCACCAGAAAACGCGCGGCATTCTTCGCGCCGCCGAGGTAGTGTTCGGCGGTGAAGAATAAAACGCATTCGGCCGCGACTCCGATCGCCCAAGCCACGCCGACGAAAGATGGCGAAAAGCCTTGCGCTTCCCAAAGCAAGGTGCCGAAAGAATAGATTTCGGCATGGCTCGCCTGCGTCAGGGACCCTGCCGCGATGCAGATGATCGCGAGCCGCAGATCCGCCGGATCTTCGGTCAGGCCGCCGGCGGCCTTCGGATCGAATCTGAATCTGCGCATGGTGAGTCCGGCCCAGGCGGCAGCACCCGCCGCCGCAAGCGCCAAACAGATCATGGCAAGGATGATCCGCTCGCCCGGAAAGACCGCGACGACCGCGCCGGATAAAAGCATCATCGTTAGCGCGCTCAGCGAAGCGCCCATACGCACACGGCCATAGCGCACCGGCGGCTGACGGGCTTTTTCAAGACGGCGGATTTCCGAAAGGCTCAGCGCGTCGGCCAGCGACGGCATCGTGCCTTGCGCCGAAATGGCGAGGAGCGCCCCCAGAAAAATCGGCACAAAGCCTCTGACGAAACCGAGCGCGGCATAGCCCGCAAACATCGCCGTGGCACAGACGGCGAGCGTCACGGCGATCCCGCGCTTGTCGGCGATAAAGGCAATTAAAGGCGTTGCGAGGACGCGCAAGACGAAGGGCGCGCCGGTAACGAGAGCGATCTCGCTGTCGTCCAACCCGGCTGCTGCGAGCCATACTGGAAAATAGGTGAGATAAAGCCCGATCGGCAGAAACAGCGCGGCGGAGAGAAAATAAAGCCGCCACGCGGCCCTGTTTCTGATCCGCAGCGCGGCGCGGCTCACCCACCTATCCAAGACGTGCTCTGACTGAAAACACGCTCATGAGTCGTTTGTTTGATCGCACTTCCGGGCGCAAACCGGTACCCACTTTTGCTGAAAACGCTTTCATTCCATGACGGCGGCTTTGAGAATGCACACCATCATGGCGGAGGCGGGCTCGCTCGAAACATTGCGGATCGTATGCGGCCGGTCGCAGCGATAGCGCAAGGTTTCCCCTGCCCTCGCGCGCTCGACCGTGCCCGCAACCTCGACCTCGATCTCGCCAAGGTTCACCGACAAGCATTCGACCGAACCGCGCTGATGCGCCTCTGAGTCCAAAACGCCGCCGGGGTCGGCCGAGAACTCATACCATTGCAGCCATTCGACCGTCTTGATCCAGCCGATGATCGCAAGCCTGCATTTGCCGTCGTCCGACATCAGAATCGGCGTATCGCCCTTCGAGCATTTTTCCAAAAAAGGCTCGTCTTCGGCGGCTTGCAAAACGCGCTCGATCGAGACATCGAGCGCATGCGCGAGCCGCCAGATCGTCGCCAAGGTGGGATTGGTCTCGTTGCGCTCGATCTGGCTGATGATCGATTTCGCAACGCCGGATTGTTCGGACAATTCCGACAGCGAAAGATTATAGGCCTTGCGCAGGCGCTGTACCGTCTTGCCGAGCTGACCGGATAGGGCGACCGCGCCTGCCTCAAGCGCCTTCGCCTTGTCGCGACCCTCTACGCCCATGCTCTGCTCTCAGGTGGGGAAAAACTGTTTGAGATAATAACCGATTTCGTTTGAAATATCGAACGGTTCTTGGCCGATTCAGGAAAAAAGCGCGAGTTTTTCGGCTAAAGAGAGCCGATCGAGCGCGGCAAGCGCCGCCAGACGCGGATCGTCCGTGCCTGGAACCTGCAACGGTGTCGCTCGCGGCAGCGAGGGGGCCGGAGGCGGCGCGGGTGGTGCGACAAGCTGCGTGGCAAGTGGCGGGACAAGTGGCGCTGCGAGTTTGGCCGCCTCCTTCATGGGCGCCTGCGGCGGTTCCCTCGACTGGTCCCGCGATGAATCTTGAGGCGCTTCCAGAGCGGGTTTGGCTTTCGCCGCGATGGGGCGCGGCGCTGCGGGCGGGGCCGGCATCGGCTCGGCACCCGGCGCTTTCGGCAGGCCGGCGATGGCGCGGGCCTGGGTATCGAGATCGTCGCAGAGATAGGCATCGGCGCCGCTCTCGCGCAGCTCCTCGATAATATCGGCGAGCCGCGTCGCGATCTCATCGGCACGCTGCGTCAAAAGCCGCAGGTGCGGCGAGACATCGGGTGGCGGCAAGGCGCGCTGGCTTATGACGACGGTCTCGAGCCGGCCGATGGCCGCGAGCATCTCTTGCACTTCCTCGACTCGGTTGCGCCGCGCATATTCGGTGAGGAACCAGCGGCCACGCACCGTCTCGACGACGGCCGCATGGATTGCGTCGTAATCTTCTTCAGTCATGCCTTCCGGCGGCGGAGTGGCAACCATCTCGTGCTCTGGCCTTACGGAGACGAATCATCACGCAGGAGTGTGCGGCATGGCGACAAGAAGGCAAGCCATCAGCCCTATATTCATCGCGCCTCTTTGGATTAAGCTGCGTGCAATACCAACCGCGCCGTTAAGATTAACGCTCAGCCGAAACAGCCATAGAGGCACCTTTGACACTTGGATCGCCGATGATGCCTATGCCGCGCTACGGGATGCCGAGCTCTCAAAGCGCCTTCTTCCGATCGACGGCTATTGCCATTCTCATCGGATTGGCGGCGCTCGTCGCGATCGTCGCGGCCACGCTATGGCTTGTCGGCGAGACCCACATCTATTCCGACAGTCTGGACCGCGCCCGCCAGCAGCGAGCGGCCGTGGCCGCTCTCCATATCCTCATCCTGCAGGCGGAAACGAGTCAGCGCGGCTATTTGCTGGCCGGCAATGAAAGCTATCTCGAGCCCTATGATTCAGCCGTCGCGAAGATCGGCCCGCAGCTCGATCGCGTCCGCTCGATGCTGACCGGCGCCGATGCCGCGCCGACGGCTGGCCGTCTTGTCGCCACCGTCGACGGCGTTCTCGCCAAGCTGAAGGAAACGATCGATCTTGCCCGGATCGACGGCCGCCGCGACGCAGCGATGGCGCTTTTCAGCAGCAATGACGAACGCGAGCTGATGGTGGATGAGCAAAAGGCCTTCCTGGATCTCGTCGCACAAGCCGACCACAACATCAGTCAGAGCGTGGAGCGGCAGCAAATTGCCATATCGCGGCTGCGCTTTGTGATTTTCGGCGGAGCACTCATCATTATTGCCGTCACGGTCGGAAACGCCTTTGTCGTCTTGCGCTACACAAGACGGCTCGCCACGGCCCAGCGCGAGGTCCAGGAGCTCAACGCCGGACTGGAAGAGCGCGTACGTGAGCGAACCTCCGATCTCGGCCGCGCCAATGAAGAGGTCCAGCGCTTTGCCTATATCGTGACGCATGACTTGCGGGCGCCGCTCGTCAACATCATGGGCTTCACAAGCGAATTGGAAACAAGCCTTGCGCCGGTCCAGGCCTTCATCGGGCGGGCAGACGAGACCAATGATCCCGTCGTCAAAAATGCACGCCTGGCGGCGCTCGAAGATCTTCCGGAAGCCATCGGCTTCATCCGGTCCTCGACGCGCAAGATGGACGGGCTGATCAATGCCATCCTTAAACTGTCCCGCGAGGGGCGCCGCACGTTAAAGCCAGAGCCTGTCGATCTCGGTACGCTGTTGCAGGCCGCCGTGGAAAGCGTCCGGCATCAAATCATCGATGCCGATGGTACGGTTACGATCGAAGGCAAGGTTAATCCCATTATTTCGGATAAGCTGGCGCTCGATCAAATTTTTGGTAATCTTCTGGACAATGCGGTGAAATACCGCGACCCGGCCCGGCCGCTGTCTATCAAAATCCGCATCGGCAAAGAGTATGGGCGGACCATATCCGTCGCCATAGAAGACAATGGACGCGGCATCGCCAAACAGGATCACGAACGCGTCTTCGAGCTTTTCCGCCGCTCAGGCGTGCAAAACCAGCGCGGCGAAGGTATCGGCCTTGCCCATGTCCGCGCCATGGTCCGGAATTTGGGCGGCGACATTACGCTTTCATCCGAACTGGGATATGGAACGACATTCAAGGTCATTCTTCCGAAAGATTTACGCACAGTAACCGGAGCGGACTGACGTGAGCGAAAATGCAAAGCCAGTGAAAATCGTCATGATCGAGGATGATGAGGGCCATGCGCGTCTGATCGAAAAAAACATCAGGCGTGCCGGTGTCAGCAATGAGATCATCCCATTCACGAACGGAACCGATGCGCTCGGCTTTCTCTTCGGCGGAAGCCATCCGGAAAAAGGCAGCCATCTTCTCGTTCTTCTCGATTTGAATCTGCCGGACATGACCGGCATCTCTATTCTTGAGAGGATCAAATCCGACGCTGCGACGCGGAGGCTGCCCGTCGTCGTGCTGACGACGACGGATGACGCGCGCGAAATCCAACGCTGTTACGATCTCGGCGCCAATGTCTATATTACCAAGCCGGTCGATTACGAAGGCTTCGCCAATGCCATCCGTCAGCTCGGTCTCTTCTTTACCGTCATGCAGGTTCCGGAAGCCAATTGATCTATGCCGCCCTCGCCCGTCTCCGTTCTTTATGTCGATGATGATCCGGGCTTGACCCGCCTGATCCAGAGGACGCTCGGCCGGCGTGGTTATAGCGTGGAAATCGCCTCTACAACGGAAGAAGGGCTCGAGCGGATCGCGAAAGGCGGCGTCGATGTCGTCGCGCTCGACCATTTTCTGCCGACCGGCACGGGTCTCGATTTTCTGGCGGCGATGCGCGGCCTCACTGCACTGCCCGCCGTCGTCTATGTCACGGGCACCGACGAAACGGCCGTGGCGATCGCAGCGCTCAAGGCCGGCGCTTCAGATTATGTCTTAAAAACCGTCGGCGAAGAATTTTTCGAGCTTCTTGGAACCGCCATCGATCAGGCCGTCGAGAAGGTGCGCCTGGAACGCGAACGCGACCGCGCCTTGGAAGACATGCGGCAAGCACGCGACCGCGCCGAGATCCTGCTCAATGAAGTCAATCATCGCGTCGCTAACAGCCTCTCCCTGATTGCCGGACTCGTCCGGATGCAGGCGCGCACGCATGACGATCCATCCGTCAAATCCGCGTTGGAAGAAGTGCAATCGCGGATTTCCGCCATCGCCGGCGTGCATCGGCGCCTCTATACGTCGGAGGATGTCCGCTACGTCGAACTTTCGGGCTATCTTGGAAGCCTTCTCGAAGAATTGGGCGCGACGCTCAAGGCCACAGGACACGCCTCCAAGGTTCGGTTCACCGCCGATCCCATCACCGTCCAGACCGACAAAGCCATCTGGATCGGCATCGTCATTACGGAACTCGTCACAAACGCATTCAAATATGCCTATCCCGAAATGGAGCCGGGCGAGATCCGCGTGCAGTTCCGCGAAGTGGGTCCGCGCCGCGTGCATCTGTCGGTCGAAGACGATGGGATCGGGTGGAAAGGCGAAGGCCCCGCGAAGGGTACGGGCCTCGGCAGCCGCATTGTGAGCACAACGGCGCGAAGCCTCGGCTCTTCCGTCGCCTATGAGGGCACGGGAGGCTGCCGCGTCAGCCTCGAATTCGAGCTGTAATCGGCGCACCTCGTCGCGGCAAAAATCTCTCACTCCGCCGCTGTGACAGACGCTCCCAGGCTCTGAATGATCTGGCCAAGCAGAAAATTCTGTTCTGGATTATGCACGAGCCCATCGGCCGATTGGGCATTGGATTGCACATGCGCATAAAAGGTCCTGAGCCAGCGCAAGACGAAATCCTGCTGCACCGCCACGGGCTCCATGCCGATGCCGCTCGCATCATAGGCCACCGGCATTTCCGGCGGCTCCGCGCCGAGCGTGGCGACAAAGCGATTGATGTGGCGTTCAGCGACGATCGTTGCTTTGGCCGCGCCCTGCTCAGCCGTCTCGATATGAGAGATCGCATTGAGCGATGTGCAGATCGCGTCTTCGAGGCGCAGCCGGCGCGAGGTCGCGAGCACTTCGGTTGCAACCTCGCGCAAAGAGGTGCGTGAGACGCCGATTTCGCTCACGAAGAAACTATCCTCGACCGTCTCGTGCAAGGACCGCGACCAGACCTGCAGCGCATGACGCGCCAGAATATCGCGGCGGTTGGGCCGCGGCGCGGGCGGCGGCGGGGGCGCGGAAGACCGCCCCCCGGCACCGCCCTTTACAGCGTCGAGAATGCTGCTGCGCTTTTTCGGCGCCGCCTGTTCCAATTGTCCGGCATCTGCCTCTTCCGTCAGGCCGCGCGTGCGGGCTTCATAAAGCGCATCGGCGAGCCTTTCGCGATCGAGGCACATGCCGCGCAGGAACGTTCCGAATTTTTGCCGCTCTATACATTCTTCGAATTCGGAGATCACCTGTTCCGCCATCGCCGTGCGCTCAGCTACGCGCTGCGCGGAATCGGTCGGAATGAAATAGGGGCTCAAGGCCTGCATGAGATGCGTGCGCAAGTCGCCAAGCCGCGCTTTGACCTGCGCCTGCTTCATACCCGGCTGACAGACGTGGGCGAGATTTTCGGCGAGATAGGAAATGCCACCGTCATTCAGCCGCATCACCTCGTCGAAAGCCCGCAACGGATCGCGGAAATGCGCATTGACCTCCGGCACTTTCGTATAGGCCTCGCGCAGCTCGGCGATGCGCGGGACCTTTTGCGGCAGAACGCTCATTTCCGTGCGGCCGGAATAGCGGATGACGCCTTCGGCCTTATAATTGGGATTGCGGATCCAATAGCAATTCTTGAACGGCGCGTCGGGCGTCCATTTCAAGGGCCAGGCCGTCGGCACTTTCGCAAAAGGCTTCAACAGCGAGGCTTCAAGACGCGTCTGAAAGCGCAATCCCGGATCGGTGCCCTCGTCGCTGACCTTTTCCGACAAATGCTGATCGAACATGGTCATCAAGAAGAACAATAGCACCGGACGCCCGACGCGTTCTTCGGGCGTGCGTCCATGCGTGACGCCGATCCATTCCTCGATCACGCTCGGCAATGTCGTCACATCGAGATTGCTCGGCCGCAGGCAGAGCAGCATGCTCGTCAATTCCTGCTCCGCCGTATAGCGCTGAAAGAGATAATCGACCTTGCCACGCAGGAACAATTCTTTGAGCGCCGTGCCTTTGGCCTCGGCCAGGAATTTCGCAAGCCTATGTGGCGTGCGGTTGCGATAGCCGGGAAAATCGAGAAGGTCCGTATGTTCGAAGAAGGGCCAGGGGCTTTCCTTCAAGACCATTCGCAATTCGGCGGCAAGCGCGGTCAAGACCGGCCGCGGCAATTGCACCGTCGAATGATCCGGGCACATGATCGTCAGCTTGTCGGCATTGGGATCGTCGATACCAGCCAAAGTCTCGACATTCAAAATGCCATGCGTCGCCGGGATCAAGGCATCGAGCGGACAAAAGGCTTCTTCGGCGAAATCCATCTTTTCGAGCGCGCCGACAAGCGTCAGATAAAGTCCGGTCAAAGGCTCATGACGGCCCCAGAAGATCGAAAACAGTTCGGCACGCTCCCGCAGGCCGAGGCGCGGCGCGGCTTTGGCAACGCGATCCCAGAACGGTGCGAAGACGCGGGTTTCCGTGCGCCTGATCTGGGTCAGAAAATATTCCTCTATATCCCAAATGTCTTCTTCGCGCAGCGTATCGACATAGGAGCCGGATAACCGCGTTTCGAATTTGGCGATATGCTGATCGATGTCTTCGGGTGAGAGGATCGTCTCGTCTTGAAGATCGGTGTCGAAGAAATAGGAGTTCGCGAGAATCTTGAAAATATCGGTCTGCGTCAAAAGCCGCAGCGCCACCGGATAGCCGGGCGGCGTCTGGGTTTTATGGATCGAAAAGCGCGTGACGAGACCGGTCGCTTCCTTGTCGCCATAAGGATTGATCTCCTTGATGAAGTCGATCTCCGGCCGCGCCGGATCGGCAAAGAGCGCCGTCAATGTCTCGCCTTTGCGAGCCAGCACGGAAACGAGGTAGGATTTGCCCGCTTGGCTCGGCCCGAACACGCCGATGCACATCGGGCGCTCGACGGAACGCGCCAGCCTCTTTGCCTGATAGGCGTGGTTGCGCAGATTGCGCTCGAGATAGGCGCGGTCCTGTCCGATGCGCGGATCGTTCTTCGGATCCGAGATCCAATCCAAAGCCTGTTGCGCCGCGAGCGCGGTAGATTCGCAAGCTTTGACGAGCGTGGCCTCGTTCATGATCTTACACTCCGATTCAGATGACGTTCAAAATTCCGCTATCGAGCCAATAGACTTCTTCATTTGCCAAAGTATCGAGAAAGAGCCCGAAGGAGCGCGTGACATTGGCGCCGTCCCGAGCGGTCGCCTCGACAATGCGTATTTCTTCCTTCTGCGCCTCGGCAGCCGAGAAATTGCGGTTGTCGTAATCGAGAAGCTCTTCCGGCAATTCGCGTTCGAGCACGATCGTCACCGGCTTTTGGATCGCCTGCAGCGATGAACTGCCGACCGGCTTGATGCGATACATCGGGGTTGCGATCCAGCGCTCCAGCGGCAATTGCCGGAAACCGAGGGGCATGGGAGCGAACCAATCGACCTGCGCGGTTTGCGGCGTTTTCGTCGAGGCATTCGTCATATTGGAGAAAAGAACATTTTGCTCGCGCATCTTGCCGTCGCGCTCGAGCACCCCGATGAAATTGGCGGTCGAGCGCATCGTGATGCGATCGGCATAAAGCGTGAAATTGGTGATCTGCGCTTCCGCCAAGGCGCAGAGCATGCCGCCGACGACGGTGGCGGTTTTCGGATCTTCGATTCGAAACCGCGATTGTCCGCCGAACGGATACCAGTTGCCGGCCGGATAATTCGACAAAGGGATCACGCGGTCGGGCGACACCGCGAGCTTGTTGATGAAGAGATCGATGGTCGCAGGCAGCCGCGACGGCCGCCCTGAGAGAAGCACGATATCGCAATCGAAATGATGCACAGCTTCGGCGATATTCTCGAAGACCTCGCCAAGCGCACCTTCGACCGCCCCGCGGATGCGGTCGAAATCCAGCGTGACATCGACATTGGCCAGACGAAAATCCTTTGCGCCCCAGGACGCCGCGGTCTTATCGACATAGTCGATGATCCGCCCGCCAAGCGAGGCATTGATGAGGTCGGAGAGTTTACGCGTTTCCGGCAGGCTGCCCGCGGGGGCCTGTTCGTAGATCGAGAGCAGCGCGAGGCCCGCGGGCTTTAAAACCCGCAGCACGAATTGGCGACGGAAATGCTTGTCTTGCTGCGCCATATTCGCGCGATCGGCACCGAAGCGGTCGACGAGAAATTCGCGCGCGGTGGCAAGGCCGCA
The Methyloferula stellata AR4 DNA segment above includes these coding regions:
- the dgcA gene encoding N-acetyl-D-Glu racemase DgcA codes for the protein MARKLALCVEHYPIAGAFVIARGAKTEAVVVVAAISQGEARGRGECVPYARYGESVESVMAQIESLRGAIEDGLERQALQALLPPGAARNAVDCALWDLEAKIAGVAAFTLAGLDRLSPVTTAFTISVGTPEAMAAAARAASHRPLLKIKLAGDGDPARIAAVHGAAPESALIVDANEAWTPANLGQNLEACAKADVRLVEQPLPADDDSALEKIERIVPVCADESVHDRHGLEALRARYDAINIKLDKTGGLTEAFLLADAAEALGFGLMIGCMVSTSLAMAPALLLAPRARFVDLDGPLLLAQDRPHGLKYEGSILYPPTADLWG
- the gpt gene encoding xanthine phosphoribosyltransferase, producing MLMASDQPAKNTLTISWDQFHRDARALAALLRAAGPFSSLVAVTRGGLTPAAIVARELDLRCIETISVASYVAETVQGDGRVVKEIAPAFIAAAVGAKVLVIDDLADTGETLKLVRQILPSAHVATLYVKPAGKPLVDTFVTEVPQETWIYFPWDLGLRFEPPLVDGH
- a CDS encoding MgtC/SapB family protein, with amino-acid sequence MQSLATFHLGDMADTFVSLASAFVLGTVIGAERQYRQRTAGLRTNALIAVGAAAFVDLAMDINGNPGATQVLAYVVSGVGFLGAGVILKEGTNVRGLNTAATVWCSAAVGGCAGADRVAEAIVLTMFVLAVNTFLRPLVNFIERIPINEKAAEATYQVHVTVNQEMRDDVRDLLVEKLDAAAYPVREIEVLERGEDEVELIATLAPTSVDAGELDAITTALEEAPGVAYATWTSRTTD
- a CDS encoding sensor histidine kinase produces the protein MMPMPRYGMPSSQSAFFRSTAIAILIGLAALVAIVAATLWLVGETHIYSDSLDRARQQRAAVAALHILILQAETSQRGYLLAGNESYLEPYDSAVAKIGPQLDRVRSMLTGADAAPTAGRLVATVDGVLAKLKETIDLARIDGRRDAAMALFSSNDERELMVDEQKAFLDLVAQADHNISQSVERQQIAISRLRFVIFGGALIIIAVTVGNAFVVLRYTRRLATAQREVQELNAGLEERVRERTSDLGRANEEVQRFAYIVTHDLRAPLVNIMGFTSELETSLAPVQAFIGRADETNDPVVKNARLAALEDLPEAIGFIRSSTRKMDGLINAILKLSREGRRTLKPEPVDLGTLLQAAVESVRHQIIDADGTVTIEGKVNPIISDKLALDQIFGNLLDNAVKYRDPARPLSIKIRIGKEYGRTISVAIEDNGRGIAKQDHERVFELFRRSGVQNQRGEGIGLAHVRAMVRNLGGDITLSSELGYGTTFKVILPKDLRTVTGAD
- a CDS encoding response regulator — protein: MIEDDEGHARLIEKNIRRAGVSNEIIPFTNGTDALGFLFGGSHPEKGSHLLVLLDLNLPDMTGISILERIKSDAATRRLPVVVLTTTDDAREIQRCYDLGANVYITKPVDYEGFANAIRQLGLFFTVMQVPEAN
- a CDS encoding helix-turn-helix domain-containing protein; amino-acid sequence: MGVEGRDKAKALEAGAVALSGQLGKTVQRLRKAYNLSLSELSEQSGVAKSIISQIERNETNPTLATIWRLAHALDVSIERVLQAAEDEPFLEKCSKGDTPILMSDDGKCRLAIIGWIKTVEWLQWYEFSADPGGVLDSEAHQRGSVECLSVNLGEIEVEVAGTVERARAGETLRYRCDRPHTIRNVSSEPASAMMVCILKAAVME
- a CDS encoding MFS transporter, which encodes MSRAALRIRNRAAWRLYFLSAALFLPIGLYLTYFPVWLAAAGLDDSEIALVTGAPFVLRVLATPLIAFIADKRGIAVTLAVCATAMFAGYAALGFVRGFVPIFLGALLAISAQGTMPSLADALSLSEIRRLEKARQPPVRYGRVRMGASLSALTMMLLSGAVVAVFPGERIILAMICLALAAAGAAAWAGLTMRRFRFDPKAAGGLTEDPADLRLAIICIAAGSLTQASHAEIYSFGTLLWEAQGFSPSFVGVAWAIGVAAECVLFFTAEHYLGGAKNAARFLVLGAAGAMLRWSVMALHPSAPVVLALQAMHAFSFASTYLGTVLLIGSLAGRNHRARMQGWYSTVSALSMALSTVACGWLTSRYGTGAYLAMACLAGCGLVFALWSGAIRKRLKF
- a CDS encoding competence/damage-inducible protein A, producing the protein MTQAATIVTAAALVIGDEILSGRTKDKNIGAIADFCTNIGLDLREVRIVPDVTEAIVAAVNALRTRYDYVFTTGGIGPTHDDITADAMAAAFGVEIYEDPRAIELLLQFIKPENLNEARRRMARIPRGADLVMNRVSKAPGFWIENVIVMAGVPSVVQAMLEDVGPRLSTGALTIAETIEVGNLPEGTYAAELAAVAISNPALSIGSYPSVVDGKFHNQIVVRGKDGALVAEAVAVISTFVSRLHAERV